CTGGACACCGGTGTCGGACCACGCCGGACTCGCCGCGCGCAGGATGCGCAAACTGCTCGACGGTGAGAGCGATCGGGAGGCCGTGCTGGCGAGCTTCGTCACCTCCCTCGAACCGGACGACGAGCGCCTGGTGCGGGAACTGCTCGGGCAGCCAGGGCCGGAGAGGGCGGACTGATCCCTCACGGGAGTTCTCGTTCTCCTGCCGCCGGCCCTGCGGTTGACGGCGTGACCGAGCAGCAGCCGCATCCCCGTTCCGCCGCCCGCCTGTTGGCCGGTGGCTGTGCGAGGAGCTGTCGTACGCCTACGCGTCGCCCAGTGGCAGTCGCGTGCGGGAGATGGCGACGACGACGATGCTCGACTGCCCCGAACCGGCAGAATGCCGCGCACTGTTCGCCCGCGAACGGGCGTAACCGGCTGCCCGCCACCACTACTTCGTCCGCACGGCCCAACTGGCCGCACGGGCCGACCTGTTCCTATGGCCCCACGGTCGCAGTCACAGTCGGCGCCACCGCCGGTGAAAGGCGCTGACTCGGCCGAGGGTGAAGTCTGCGCCGGTCCTAGCCGTCCGCGGTCACGGCCTTGAGCTCGTCCAAGGACTCCCGCATCACCTGCGACATCTCACGTTCCTCGGCCGTCATGATCCAGCGCTCGAAGCCGACGTGGAAGACGGCGATCCCCGCCCCGGCGGTCAGGCTCGCGGCCGGCTCCGCGACGCCGCGCCGCCGCAGCGTGTCGGCGAGCGCGGTCGACATCGAGTTGAGGGTGCATGACTCGCAGAGCGCTCGAAGTGGCAGTCCATGCGAAAGGCTGGTGATGACGGCGAGGGTGACACTAGATTTGGTGTCATGACTGCCATCACTTTGCGGATTCCCGACATCATGGACAAGCAGCTGCGCGATGCCGCCGCCGATGCCCCCTCGCTGAACGACTACATCCTCAAAGCGGTGCGTCGGCAGATGACCCTTGACTCCGCCCGCAAACTCGCCGGCCTGACGCCCCTCGACCTCGACGGTGAGGGCGACGCCCTGTGATGGTCCGCAAGGGCGATGTCTGGGACGTCGACACCGGAAAGGGCAATCGCACGGTCCTCGTCGTCAGCCTCGACGGGCTGGCCGAGGCCTACGGCGCTGTGGTCGCCCTGGTGCTGCACGCCCCGGCCGTGCACCCGGACACCGCGATGAGCGTGCGCCTCGCCTCACCGGTCGACGCCTCGGTCGTCGCCGTCAACCTTCTGCAGCTCTCCGCTCTCCGCTTCGAGACCGCCACCTTCATCGGCAACATCGGCCCCGAGCAGCAGGCCGTCGTCGACAACGCGCTCCGGGCGGTCCTCGACCTGTGACCCGGGCCCCACGGCACTCGGTCCGCCCAGCCACAGGTGTGCCCCCGTTCGGCTCAGGCCGACGCGCTCACGGATCGCCTGGGTGGTCGACTGGGCGGGACTCTGTACCGTCCTCAAAGGGAGCCCAGCATGGCAATCGTCGTGGTCTTCGATCTGCCGGGAATGACCCAGGCGCAATACGAGAAGAGCGCGGAAATGGTGGCCGGCCGGCCCGGCCCGGTGAAGAGCCCCGCCGACTGGCCGGTGTCGGGCCTCATCTCGCACACTGCCGCCCCCACCCCCAACGGATGGCTCGTCGTCGACGTATGGGAGTCCGAGGACGCATTCCAGGAGTTCGGCAAGACCATCCTGCCCATCCTGAAAGAGCTCGGCGTCCCGGAAGCGCAGCCGAAGATCTATCCGGTGTTCAGCGTCGTCACCGGCTAGAACGCGCTTGGCGGCCTGGCAGGAGGGACCCGCACACTGCTTGCCGATCCGGTGCAGCAGCAGGTCCAGCCCGGACGGCGCGCAGTCCCCGCGGAGCCGGCGACGGACCACTTCCGCGAACCGGGCCAGTGCTCAGCACTGGCCCGGTTGCGCGTGCGTCGGCTTCCGGTGGTCGTGGAACCCCGGTCCGGCCCCCGGAGGTGCCGCACTTCCCCATCGTGAGGGGATTGGACGTCGGAACTTCAGAGCTGCACAAGGCAGGGCCGGGGCCCGGCGCAGGTTCTATCGGGCGGTGCCGCTGTTCTGTTCCTTCTCCTGCTTCTGCTGCTTGAGCCGTGCGGTTTCCTGGCGTACTGCGGCCTGCACGGCGCGTTCCTTCTGCAGCCACTCGGGGACGTCCTGCTGGAGCGCCTCGATCTGCTCGGTGGTCAGCGCCTCGGTGACGCCGCCCCGGGCCAGGCCGGCGATGGAGACGCCCAGTTTCGCGGCGACGACGGGGCGGGGGTGGGGGCCGGTGCGGCGCAGTTCGGTGAGCCAGGCGGGCGGGTCGGCCTGCAATGCGGTCAGTTCGCCGCGCGAGATGACGCCCTCCCGGAAGTCGGCGGGGGTGGCGGGGAGGTACACGCCCAGCTTCTTCGCCGCGGTGGCGGGCTTCATGGTCTGGGGGTTCGGGTGCGACGTCATGTCTCAAGGGTAACGAGCGCGGGCGGCAGGCTGTGACCACGGCCGGGTAACCTGGCGTGGTGACAGGCTCCTCGGCATCTCCCGTGTTCCGGCTCGCCTATGTTCCGGGGGTGACGCCGTCGAAGTGGGTGCGGATCTGGCAGGAGCGGCTGCCGGATATCCCGCTGGAACTGCTGCCGGTGGCGCCCGCGCAGGCCGGCGACGTTCTGTGCGATGCGGGCGCGGATGCCGGTCTGGTGCGGCTGCCGGTGGACCGTACCCGGCTCAGCGCGATCCCTCTCTACACCGAGGCGACCGTGGCCGTGGTGCCCAAGGACCACGTGGTGACGGCGGTCGAGGAGGTCACGGCGGCCGATCTGGCCGACGAGGTGGTCCTGCATCCCCTGGATGACGTGTTGGAGTGGCCGCAGTTGCCGGGCCGGCCCGCTCTTGAGCGCCCCGCGACGACCGAGGATGCGGTGGAGCTGGTGGCGGCGGGTGTCGGGGTGCTGCTGGTCCCGCAGTCGTTGGCCCGGCTGCATCACCGTAGGGATCTGACCTACCGTCCCGTCACCGACGCACCGGTTTCCGCCGTGGTGCTGGCCTGGCCGGAGGAAGCCACCACTGACCTGGTGGAGGACTTTATCGGCATCGTCCGCGGTCGCACCGCCAACAGCACCCGCGGTCGGCGCCCCTCCGCCGCTGATGCGGCCGACGC
Above is a genomic segment from Streptomyces sp. R21 containing:
- a CDS encoding DUF5997 family protein, translated to MTSHPNPQTMKPATAAKKLGVYLPATPADFREGVISRGELTALQADPPAWLTELRRTGPHPRPVVAAKLGVSIAGLARGGVTEALTTEQIEALQQDVPEWLQKERAVQAAVRQETARLKQQKQEKEQNSGTAR
- a CDS encoding LysR family transcriptional regulator substrate-binding protein — encoded protein: MTGSSASPVFRLAYVPGVTPSKWVRIWQERLPDIPLELLPVAPAQAGDVLCDAGADAGLVRLPVDRTRLSAIPLYTEATVAVVPKDHVVTAVEEVTAADLADEVVLHPLDDVLEWPQLPGRPALERPATTEDAVELVAAGVGVLLVPQSLARLHHRRDLTYRPVTDAPVSAVVLAWPEEATTDLVEDFIGIVRGRTANSTRGRRPSAADAADARTAPGQSAGNSRRTGGTKNTKNTRTGGGKNAGGKGAKSSGGRGGGGRGAGAGKRGKPGRRS